GTCGACGACGGCGGCAAACATCCAGATTCTCCCCCGAGCCCGCGGCCTGGGCTTCTCTTGATCGGGACGCTGGCAGGGATTTCGACGGGCTGCCAGGGATCCCTACCGTTGCGGGGCTCTTTCCGGATCCCCGCGTGCTGGCCGACGTGACGGTCTCCGGGGACCCCTCATACCTTCTCGCAACGGGCCGAGCGATTGGAGGGGTGGGGGTCTCTCAGAGGATCTTGTCGAGGAAGGCGCGGGTGCGGGCCTCGACGGGTCGGGAGAAGAGCTGCGCGGGTGGCCCCTGCTCGACGATGCGGCCGTCGTCCATGAAGATGACCCGGTGCGCCACCTCCCGGGCGAAGCCCATCTCGTGGGTGACGACCACCATGGTCATCCCCTCCCGGGCCAGCTCCACCATGACGTCCAGGACCTCCTGGATCATCTCGGGGTCCAGGGCCGAGGTCGGTTCGTCGAAGAGCATGATCTTGGGGCGCATGGCCAGCGCCCGGGCGATGGCGACCCGCTGCTGCTGGCCGCCGGAGAGCTGGGAGGGGTACGCCTGCGCCTTGTCGGGGATGCCGACCTTGGCCAGGAGCTCGAGGGCCGCTCGCCGGGCCTGCTCGGGAGGGATGCCCCGCACCTTGATGGGAGCCAGGGTGATGTTGTCGAGCACCGTCATGTGCGGGTAGAGGTTGAACTGCTGGAAGACCATCCCGACCTCGCTGCGCAACCGGATGAGCGGCGTGGCGGGGTCGTTGACGTCGAATCCGTCCACCACCACCTGTCCCCGCTGGATGGGCTCCAGGCGGTTGATGCACCGCAACAGCGTGCTCTTGCCCGATCCGCTGGGCCCGATGAAGACCACGACCTCGCCGGGCTGCACCGAGAAGTCGATGCCCTTCAAGACGTGCAGCCCGCCGAACCACTTGTGGACGTCGCGGAAGACGATGATGGGATCGGACGTGGCCGCCTCGACGCTCACGCGCTCGACTCCCTCCGTCGGCTCGGTCGCAGGTCATTCGCCTCGGGTGGCCCGGCTCCTGCGAGGCGGGGGCCGCCCGAGGCCCGCGACTCACGCGCTGACGAGGTGCCGGCTCTCGGGGAGCGCCGGCGGTCCGGTCCGCCCCGGCTGGAGCCGGTCCGGGGTGACGCTCATCAGGAGGAGTTCGTCAGGGTGGCCGTCCTCGTCGACGCGCATGCGGCCCTCCTTGCGGAAGCCGCACTTCTCGTAGCACCGGATGGCCCGGGGGTTGCTCCTCAGCACCCGCAGGTAGATCCGGCGCATCCCGCGCTGCTCGAAGGCGTAGCGCAGCAGGGTCCGGATGGCGTCGGTGCCCAGTCCCTGGTTCCACATCGCGGGAAAGCCGATACGGATGCGCAACTCCGCCTCCTTGCTGCGCCAGGCGATGTGATAGAGGTCGACGTCGCCGATGGGGCGGCCGCCAGGCCCTTCGATGATGAAGACCATGCGGTAGCGATCCTTGCGACCCTCCTCCAGCCACCGCCGGGTACCCTCGAGGGTGGCCGGGTACTCTCCCCGGGCGAACCGGGCCACCTCGGGGTCGAGCGACCAGGCCAGCAGGTGCGGGACGTCCTCCTCTCGGGCGGGTCGAAGGCTGATTCGATCCCCCTCGATGCGCATCTGAGCACTCCTCTGCCGGAAGGGCTAGGCCCGTGTTGGACTCGCCGCGTTGGCGACCTTCGCTTGGACCGCTGCGACGTGACGAGGGGACGTGCTCGGCCGGCGTCCGCCATCACCTGGCCTATTCGAAGCCGCGCGAGGCTACCCTTCAGGCAAGTGACGCCACGGGTCTCCTCCTTCTGGATGCGGCTCCAGTCGATGCCGGAGCAGGGCCAGCGCCGCGCGCTCGCGCCGGGAGACCACGGGCTGCGAGATGCCGAGGATCCGCGCCGCCTCGGACTGGCTCAGGCCGCGGAAGTAGCGCAGGTAGACGATGGCGCGCCATTCCGATGGCAGACCGGCCAGCGCCTGTCGCACGGCCAGGCGGTCGATCCAGGCGTCGGGCGATGGAGCCCCGGCCGGCTCCGGCCCGGCCTGCGCGGCAGACGGGTCGGGCTCCAGGGGCAGCGGATCGCTCAGCGCGCCGATGGCGGCGGCCAGCTCCGCGGCGTCCACCCCGAGGTCACCGGCCACCTCTCCCAGGGTCACCTCTCGGGAGGTCTGGCGCTCCAGGCGCTGCCGGACCGCCTCCGCGCGCGCTACCAGCGCCCGCGCCGTGCGAGCCCCGCTGACGGGCCGAGCCCTGTCCACCAGGCGCCGCACCTCGCCCAGCATGATGGGCACGGCGTACGTGGCGAAGGCGATGCCCAGATGGGGGTCGAACCGGGCCGCCGCCTGCACCAGCCCCAGCCGCGCCGCCTGCAGCAGATCCTCGTACGGCACCGCGGACCACCGGAAGCGGCGGGCGACGGCCACCACCAGGCCCTCGTGGGCCTCGGGCCGGACGGCCCTATCGGGCGAGGGGGCCGGCGGCCTGGCGGGCGGGCCGCTTGAGCATGCGCACACAGGTCCCCTCCCCCGGGGTGGAGTCCACCGACAGCGCGTCCACGTAGGTCTCGGCCACGGAGAAGCCGATGCCCAGGTGCTCGCCCCCCACCGACGAGTAGCCGGCCTCGCGGGCCCGATCCACGTCGGCGATGCCGAGGCCGCGGTCCTCCACCACGACCTCCAGGGCGCCCTCCACCACCCGCGCCGCCACCCAGACGGGTCCCGGCTGGCCGGCGGGATAGGCGTGGACGATGCAGTTGGCCACGATCTCGGAGACGGCCAGCTTGAGATCCTCGATCTCCTCGACGGTGAAGGGCAGGCGCGCCGCGAAGGCTGCCACCACCGCCCGGGCGAAGGCCAGATTGGCGGTGTCGGCTGGGATGCGCAGCACGAAGCTGTCGCGGGTCTGGCCCCAGCCGCTCGCCAGCCGCCGGGGCGTCTCCCACCGATGTCCGTTCATGTCGGGTGCTGCCGCCTCCTTCGCCGGCGGCCGCGGCCTTGCTTGCGCGGCGCAAGACGCGCCAGCGCCTCGGCCTCACTGTCGGCCAGCTCCACCAGTCGCAGGGCGCCGCTGATCTCCAGCATCCGCCGGACCCGGGCGTTGGCGTCGACCACCACCAGGCGGCCACCCCGGGCCAGCGCGGCCCGGTAGCGCCCCAGGATCACCGCGATCCCCGTGCTGTCGAGAAACGACAGGCCCTTCAGGTTGAGTACGATGTGGCGCAGGTCCGACCCGGCGTTCCAGGCCTCCTCGACGGGGTCGCGCAGCTGGGCGGCAGAGACCATGTCCAGGTCCCCCTCGACGCGGGCCACCAGCACCGGACCCTGGCGCACGACTTCGACATGAATGGCCAACGAAGCCGCATGACCTCCTGCGACGTCTCGATGTCCCCTTAGTTCGCCTCAGGAGCCACGAGCCTCCTCTCGACAGGAAGCCAGACCTGCATGAACGCTCGGAGATGGCGGCCCACCAGGGCCCGCCACGGTGCGACCTCGACCGGCTGGGCCACCTTGACCGGCACCTCCGCGAGGACCCGATCCGTACCGGCCTCCAGCAGGCGCACGCGGCCCACCTCGGCGTCGGCCGCCAGCGGGGCCGCCAGACGCTCGGGCAGGTCGGCCCGCTGGACCACCTCCACCCGACTGCCCCGCTCCACCGTCATGAAGGCGTCGCTGGCCAGCACCAGGGGGACGTAGGCCGGCTGGCCCCGCGCCACCTCCACGATCCCTACCGTGTCGCCGGCGGATGCCAGGCGCCGCGCCTCGTAGCGACGGAAGCCCCAGTCGAACAGGGTGCGCACGTCATCCTCCCGGGCCTGGGCCGTGGGGGCGCTCAGCGTGACGACGATGAGGCGCAGGTTGTCGCGTACCGCCGTCACGGCAATGCAGTAGCCCGCTTCGCTGGTCATGCCGGTCTTGAGGCCGTCGACGCCCGGATAGCGCCGCAGCAGGCGGTTGAAGTTGTAGAGCACCGGCCGCTGGATGCCGTCCTGGCGCATGGTGTACTCCCACGTCGAAACCATCTCCAGCAGGCCCGGGGTGCGCACGGCCTGCCGGGAGAGCAGGGCCAGGTCCAGCGCGCTGGCGACGTGAGGGCCCTGGTGGCCGGTCTCCTGAGGCGGCAGGCCCGAGGCGTTGGCGAACCGGGTGTTCTTCATGCCGAGGGCCCGGGCGCGGCGGTTCATCATGTCGACGAAGGCCTCCTCCGAGCCGGCCAGGGCCTCGGCCACCGCCACCGAGGCGTCGTTGGCGGAGCCGACGGCGATCGCGTAGAGCAGCTCCCGCAGGGTCATCCGCTCGCCGGGCTCCAGCCACACCTGGCTGCCCCCCATGGAGGCGGCCCGCTCCGAGGCCACCACCTCGTCGGCCATGCCGATGCGACCCTCGTGGACGGCCTCCAGCGCCAGCATGAGGGTCATGATCTTGGTGACGCTGGCCGGCGGCAGCGGCTCGTCGGGATTGCGGGCGTAGAGCACCTGACCCGTGGCGGCGTCCATCAGTACCGCCGCCCTGGAGGCGAGGCGCAGCTCGGGTGCCGCCGGGGGCGCCAGCGCCGGGAAGGAGGAGGGCGGGCCGGCTGGCCAGACCAGCCTCGCGGCGATCCAGACCGCCACGGCCGCCGTCGACACCGCCAGAAGAGTGGCCAGCCGCCGGACCACCCCCGCTCACCTCCCGGGACGCCTCGCGTCGTGCGGCCTATCCCTATGCGGCGGGCAACCCGCCCATGACGAGCCCGCCCGTCAGGCCAGGACGTCGGCGGCGAAGCTCCGGCCCGCGTCGAACCGTGCCGGGATGCCCAGGAGCTCGGCGACCGTGGCGGCGACGTCGGCGAAGGTCCGGCGCACCCCCAGGTCGACGCCGGGCCGGATGGCGGGCCCGGTCACCAGCAGCGGGACGTACTCGCGTGAGTGGTCCGTGCTGGGCGTGGCCGGGTCGTTGCCATGGTCGGCCGTCAGGATGAGGACGTCCCGCTCGCGCAGCTCGCCGAGCAAGCCCGGTAGCTGCCGGTCGAAGGCCTCCAGGCCCCGGGCGTAGGCCACGGGGTCGTTGCGATGCCCCCACAGCGTGTCGAAGTCGACGAGGTTGGTGAAGATCAGGCCCCGCTGCTGGCGGGTGCGCCGGAGAAGATCCAGGGTGGCGGCGACCCCCTCGTCGTTGTCGCGGGTGTGCACGGCCTCGGTGATGCCGCGTCCGGCGAAGATGTCCTCCACCTTGCCCACCGCCCAGACCGACAGGCCGGCTTCGACGAGACGATCCAGCAGGGTGGGCCGGGGAGGTGCCAGGCTGAAGTCGCGGCGGCGCGGCGTGCGCCTGAACGAGCCGGGCCGACCCTCGAAGGGGCGGGCGATGACCCGCCCCACGGCGTGGGGGCCGGTCAGGATGCGGCGAGCCGTCTCGCACATGCGATACAGCTCCTCCACCGGGATGACGGACTCGTGCGCCGCGATCTGGAAGACGCTGTCCGCCGAGGTGTAGACAATGGGCCGGCCCGTGCGCAGGTGCTCGGGTCCCAGCTCCTCGATGATGACCGTGCCGGAGGCGGGCTTGTTGCCCAGCACCTTGCGGCCGATGGCCGCCTCGAAGGCCTCGATCACCTCGGGCGGAAAGCCGTCGGGATAGACCGGGAAGGGCCTGTCCAACACCACGCCGGTCAGCTCCCAGTGACCCGTCGTCGTATCCTTGCCCGCGGCTTGCTCGGCCATCTTGCCGTAGGAGGCCTGCGGCCGCTCGGGGCATCCCACGCCGGGGATGGGCTCGATGCAGCCGAGGCCCAGGCGCTCGAGGTGCGGCACCTCGAGGCCCCCCACCGATTCGGCGGCGTGGCGCAGGGTATGGCTGCCCTCGTCGCCGAAGCGGGCAGCGTCGGGCAGCTCGCCGATGCCGACGCTGTCGAGGACGATCAGGCAGACCCGGTTCATCGTTGCGTGCGTCGCCATGATGCTCTCATCCTTTCGCCCCGTCGAGGCTCACCCGGTGGCCACCAGTCCCAGCGCCCTGGCCGCGGCCCAGCCCAGCATCTCCGCCGCGGCGGCCACGGCGGCCAGGGCTATCGAGACGGCCCCGCTGTAAGCGTACCGGGCGAAGTCCTCGCCGAGCCATGCGGGCGCGCGGGTCGCCACGGCCCTCGACAGGGCCAGGCTCCACCGGGCCGCTGCCCGGGAGGCCTGGACCGCCGCCCAGGTGGCCATCAGTTGCGCCGGTGCCAGCGCTACGGCCGCCGTGCCCACGCCGGCCCAACCCCACCGCGCCAGCGCGGAGGTCAGGAGCATCCCGCCGACGTAGGCCCGCAGCGCCACCGCGGCGAGCCCGAGGGGGGTGCCCACGCCCGTCAACCCCAGCAGCCAGATCCCGCCCGCGCCCAGCAGGAGATGACGTCCCAGCAGGGCCAGCATGGCCTCGGCCGGCGTGGCCCCCTGGGGCCAGGCCCATCCTGCGTACGAGGAGGGGACCGGTACCGGCAGGGGGGCCACCAGCCCGGCCCGCAGGCCCGCCCCCCAGGCCAAGGCCGCCAGAGCGGCGGGCGTCCAGTGCGTCAGGCGGTGGGCCAGTCCGTGCTCCTGCTGCCAGGCGACCGCCACGCCCCACCTCATGGCCACTCCCCCTCCCGGCGCCGGGGCGCCCCGCCCGCCATCGACGCCAGGAGCCGCCCCGCCGCCAGGCAGGCGTCGAAGAGGGGCGGGTCGTCGTCGTAGTGCCGCCCCATGCTCTCGGGCGGCACCGGCAGCACGGC
This genomic interval from Limnochorda sp. LNt contains the following:
- a CDS encoding amino acid ABC transporter ATP-binding protein, which gives rise to MIVFRDVHKWFGGLHVLKGIDFSVQPGEVVVFIGPSGSGKSTLLRCINRLEPIQRGQVVVDGFDVNDPATPLIRLRSEVGMVFQQFNLYPHMTVLDNITLAPIKVRGIPPEQARRAALELLAKVGIPDKAQAYPSQLSGGQQQRVAIARALAMRPKIMLFDEPTSALDPEMIQEVLDVMVELAREGMTMVVVTHEMGFAREVAHRVIFMDDGRIVEQGPPAQLFSRPVEARTRAFLDKIL
- a CDS encoding GNAT family N-acetyltransferase; its protein translation is MRIEGDRISLRPAREEDVPHLLAWSLDPEVARFARGEYPATLEGTRRWLEEGRKDRYRMVFIIEGPGGRPIGDVDLYHIAWRSKEAELRIRIGFPAMWNQGLGTDAIRTLLRYAFEQRGMRRIYLRVLRSNPRAIRCYEKCGFRKEGRMRVDEDGHPDELLLMSVTPDRLQPGRTGPPALPESRHLVSA
- a CDS encoding sigma-70 family RNA polymerase sigma factor, with the protein product MCACSSGPPARPPAPSPDRAVRPEAHEGLVVAVARRFRWSAVPYEDLLQAARLGLVQAAARFDPHLGIAFATYAVPIMLGEVRRLVDRARPVSGARTARALVARAEAVRQRLERQTSREVTLGEVAGDLGVDAAELAAAIGALSDPLPLEPDPSAAQAGPEPAGAPSPDAWIDRLAVRQALAGLPSEWRAIVYLRYFRGLSQSEAARILGISQPVVSRRERAALALLRHRLEPHPEGGDPWRHLPEG
- a CDS encoding ATP-binding protein codes for the protein MNGHRWETPRRLASGWGQTRDSFVLRIPADTANLAFARAVVAAFAARLPFTVEEIEDLKLAVSEIVANCIVHAYPAGQPGPVWVAARVVEGALEVVVEDRGLGIADVDRAREAGYSSVGGEHLGIGFSVAETYVDALSVDSTPGEGTCVRMLKRPARQAAGPLAR
- a CDS encoding STAS domain-containing protein — translated: MAIHVEVVRQGPVLVARVEGDLDMVSAAQLRDPVEEAWNAGSDLRHIVLNLKGLSFLDSTGIAVILGRYRAALARGGRLVVVDANARVRRMLEISGALRLVELADSEAEALARLAPRKQGRGRRRRRRQHPT
- a CDS encoding D-alanyl-D-alanine carboxypeptidase family protein; amino-acid sequence: MVRRLATLLAVSTAAVAVWIAARLVWPAGPPSSFPALAPPAAPELRLASRAAVLMDAATGQVLYARNPDEPLPPASVTKIMTLMLALEAVHEGRIGMADEVVASERAASMGGSQVWLEPGERMTLRELLYAIAVGSANDASVAVAEALAGSEEAFVDMMNRRARALGMKNTRFANASGLPPQETGHQGPHVASALDLALLSRQAVRTPGLLEMVSTWEYTMRQDGIQRPVLYNFNRLLRRYPGVDGLKTGMTSEAGYCIAVTAVRDNLRLIVVTLSAPTAQAREDDVRTLFDWGFRRYEARRLASAGDTVGIVEVARGQPAYVPLVLASDAFMTVERGSRVEVVQRADLPERLAAPLAADAEVGRVRLLEAGTDRVLAEVPVKVAQPVEVAPWRALVGRHLRAFMQVWLPVERRLVAPEAN
- a CDS encoding phosphopentomutase, producing the protein MATHATMNRVCLIVLDSVGIGELPDAARFGDEGSHTLRHAAESVGGLEVPHLERLGLGCIEPIPGVGCPERPQASYGKMAEQAAGKDTTTGHWELTGVVLDRPFPVYPDGFPPEVIEAFEAAIGRKVLGNKPASGTVIIEELGPEHLRTGRPIVYTSADSVFQIAAHESVIPVEELYRMCETARRILTGPHAVGRVIARPFEGRPGSFRRTPRRRDFSLAPPRPTLLDRLVEAGLSVWAVGKVEDIFAGRGITEAVHTRDNDEGVAATLDLLRRTRQQRGLIFTNLVDFDTLWGHRNDPVAYARGLEAFDRQLPGLLGELRERDVLILTADHGNDPATPSTDHSREYVPLLVTGPAIRPGVDLGVRRTFADVAATVAELLGIPARFDAGRSFAADVLA
- a CDS encoding stage II sporulation protein M — encoded protein: MRWGVAVAWQQEHGLAHRLTHWTPAALAALAWGAGLRAGLVAPLPVPVPSSYAGWAWPQGATPAEAMLALLGRHLLLGAGGIWLLGLTGVGTPLGLAAVALRAYVGGMLLTSALARWGWAGVGTAAVALAPAQLMATWAAVQASRAAARWSLALSRAVATRAPAWLGEDFARYAYSGAVSIALAAVAAAAEMLGWAAARALGLVATG